Genomic segment of Triticum aestivum cultivar Chinese Spring chromosome 6A, IWGSC CS RefSeq v2.1, whole genome shotgun sequence:
gctctaactgaacccgagcgaggcattgggctctaactgaacccgagcgattgcactgcaggctacgcgttactgaaaccgagcgatcgatcgatggctgttaactgaacccgatcgagcgattctgtcgctactgctgctaactgaagccgatcggtgggatgaacagtgagtgttgcggggagatttggatgaacagtgagcggtggcgttgcctctggatgaacaggaccctgtggtgtggtggagggctagatgaacagtagattgtggaggggtgcccgtggaggggtggatgaacaggaccccgtggtgtggagggctggatgaatagtagacggtggaggggtgcccgtggaggggtggttgaataggaccccgtggtgtggagggctggatgaacagtagacggtggaggggtggttgaacagtagccggtggagtagcgcgcagtggaggctggatgaacaggagcccgtggaggctggatgaacaggagcccgtggaggctggatgaacaggagccccgtggaggctggatgaacaggagcccgtggaggctggaggaggtcgatgatggagatgaacagtatcccgtggagtctcgttttgtggtacgccacaccccttccgatgaacaggacccccgtttcgaccgtagcgctccaacataagtccgtgtcctccattttgcggtatgccacacccctcccgatcaacaggacccccgtttcaaccgtagaggtccgtttcctccgttttgcggtacgccacacccctcccgatcaacaggacccccgtttcgatcgtaggaggttcgtttcctccgttttgcggtacgccagacccctcccgatgaacaggatcccgtttcgaacgtggccggtcgaacacaaggtcgtttcctccgttctgcggtacgccaggcctcgtttccatcgcctgttccgtccaagccctcccgatgaacacgacgcattccgttgcctccccatgaacacgacgcattctgttgcctccccatgaacacgacgcattccgttgcctccccatgaacacgacgacgacgctgtttctccgttccgacccatccatgtacacgagccctggccgtacgtatgcgcgagtaggcgttcgagaccccgcccgtatgtacacatacgtggccgtattttctttcttgcaccctggccgctgtacgtacgtgtacatgttacgtgcgcgcctctactacgacacgtgtgtgcctctacatcgaccagtatgtacgtacatgttcgcgaccagagtgacaacgctacgtacgcttcgaccaggtgggtcccgactgtcaggcacttcctcgcCTATGAAGAtttagctggtcggtcccagcagtcagggggctaatcgtttttttttgcacggacgcacttccttgcgtgcgaagatgtagctggtgggtcccagcaatcaggggggaacatttttttcgtgaaatacagtggcccgtccggtgggtcccagctgtcaggtggaggaatcattatttttcgcgtaataaggaggcacttccttgttgcgaccgtggacccagctgtcagcctctccacgtacagtccacgtccgatggaagtcgttccttgaccatgttgaccacgccacgctgagagcactagggcggtggacgacggcgaggcctaggaaggggacgacacggaggcagcgaagactcggcagttgtctcccatgcggaggggagtacaactgtacgaggatttactggttcgtctgccgtcgccggagaataacaacatgtgtgggtgagtagagggatggctaggccagcgatgggattatgctcgggcggtgaggcctgcgcggcagcccaggcggccgcgaggaggagggagcaggcagtcccgccggcgcttgtttgagcggctggagcaggaagagcagagattgaagaagcacgacggccgttggatggacatccaacagttagtgcttgtgcgtcaacctttttttaggaaagcctcaaatctgtggaaaacaacatacaacccatctgccattatttctaataatttacagcccatttgctaattcttaaggttttttttggagcccatattctttttgttagcattacagcccatattgtggcaacggttaaaaaattatatgaaaatttGCATATtacggtgcggtctgaactgtttttaataccgaaatttcgactcacattcaaactgattttaaaaataaatgtatatcaatataaaattcaacaaattctccacacataaaaaataatgtaatttaaaatcttgaaatgaaaaaaaagatatttgaaactaattgtcggtttgatgtgttttaaaaatgtacaacccatttctcattactgatgggccattttctcggccagccgaatgaaagctctcctcgtcttggaagatttgcagcccaacaggcctgacaaagcgacttacttggcaaatcacaaaaaaactgggctgtggccgtggacccagctgtcagcctctccacgtacagtactcttccgatgaaagtcgttccttgaccacgttgaccacgccgcgtggagagcaccacggcggtggacgacggcgaggcctaggaaggggatgacgcggcagtggaagcccgtgcgaagAGGACtacaagggttcactagttcggctgtggtgtgaggctgccgtcgccgcagggcctggccagcggtgggaatagtagggggtggtgaggcctctgcggcagcacagccggccacgggaggcaggagcatgcggcacgaccggcactgctttgggcggctggagcaagaagaccagaggttgaagaagcactatggccgttggatggacatcgtacagtcactggagttagaatcgttcagattgactaagttgacaaagcccttcgtcctcgtcaacttagtaggcccacaagtcagcctcccagcaaggtgggtcccagctagcttggggagtattcatttttttgtgcgtaataaggaggcacttccggtgggtccgagatgacaaTGGGGGGAAcgcttttttcgtgaaatacggtggcccgtccgatgggtcccagcagtcagggggaaacgattttttttccaaaatactggtggcccgtccggtgggtccccgctgtcaggtggaggaataattattttccgcttaataaggaggcacttccttgcggctaccgtggaccaagctgtcagcctctccatgtacagtactcttccgatggaagtcggtcgttgaccacgttgaccacgccgcgccgagagcaccagggcggtggacgacggcgaggactaggaaggggacggctcggagtcggggaagacgcagcagtggatgcccacgcgaagaggagtacgagggttcactggttcggctgcggtgtgaggctgctgtcgccgcagaataacagggggtgtgggtgagtagagggatggcctggccagcggtgggagtagtaggggatggtgaggcctccgcggcatcacagccgaccacgagaggcgggagcacgcggcacgaccggcgctggtttgggcggctggagcaagaaaatcagaggttgaagaagcactacgaccgttggatgaacatcgtacggtaacaggagctagaatcattcatattgactaagttgacaaagccctccgtccccgtcaacttggtaggctcacaagtcagcctcccactatgctgggttccagctggcagggggaatatccatttttttgtgcgtaataagaaggcacttccttgcgtgcgaagatagttggtgggtccgacatgtcagcggggggcactttatttcgcgaaatacagaggcccttccggtgggtcccagatgtcaggtgcagtaatcattattttgcgcgtaataaggaggcatttccttgtgtgcggccgtggacccagctgtcagcctcttcgcacacagtctacttctgatggtgtcgttcgttgaccatgttgaccacgccgcgccaagcgcatccaaggtggtggacgacggcgaggccccggacaacaacgagccggagatgggaagacgcgagagtagagtcacagacagagaggtgtacgagggttaactggttccagtgcggtgtggttcggcagtcggtggagaagaacaggaggtgtggaggggtggagggatggcctggcgaacggtggagtagcgcttcatagcgaagcgtgctaagcagagctgctagcagcaggaggcgggaggtggtcccggcggcgctagaggaagaagacgagagattgaagatggataccggtcgttggatataaatccaacggctaacatatcagaatcatttattgactaaattgacaatgacttacattggcttcgacctattggcccacatttcagcctccaaaaatgtggcacgtattcaacccattttttagaatttacagtcttttttttgcgcggtagaatttacagtcaatttgatcttttttttaatTACAGCCATTAGGTGgtctgggtgaacaaataatgtagcgtccatgcggcccgtttattttatttcctaaaataatacaggccatttgcactttctcgaaatacacgattttgctgggctgattctaattataatgttgggttgggccagcaatgttatcaaaaaataaaagggctgagcattttgttataaatatatttaaataataagtgatattattacattcatccttaaatcttaccaagcttttgtacacaatcactaggattttcgtgccaaaacaatccaggattttatttgttaagaaattatttttataagttaataagatgtgagatattgttttcttacatatgtaagtatctgttaaatatatgatgacaataaaaataatatataataacatataaatatatttttagaaaaatagggagcatctccccggttccattgctgagaatgaaaccacaacatattctgatacagcagctcaaagagcagttcgaaagcaaaggtagaaaagttacaaactaggggggtggatgaacaagttctctgaataacacaaatcacccgagcggtgccaaaggcagagcagatagagcactcaaatgacacaaggagggtccagcgaagccttcatggtcttcagccgaggggccgtgtcagcctgcggcgaccagtaagcaagcggagacaccgggctggaaggcgtagcatggtggatgtccctctttttcggcgccaggtgcccatcatcttcatcagagatcttgagacgagcccacgggtccagccccagagcaggtcgagccttgttcagccacaagtgatcgccaatgGTTTCtagagggatcttgttagggtttccatgaagctcatcaacttgttCTTGTCCGacccggaggagagaatcgcccagttcctcaccatgttcctgatcaacctcaagacctgcggaatggaaatccaggaggtgttactgaaaatcatagcatttctatatttccagaggcaccaaaggacagctgagctaacaatgtttaaaactgagcactttttggtagcaatccagaatctggcgacagattcgaaggatgagccaatctgactagagaaatattcctcaatgtgggcccagaaatgtttagcaactatacattcaaaaaataggtgagaacaagactcttgttccaagcagtaaacacaatcaaggggtttgatgatgtgtctcttcctaaggttatccctagtcatcaatttgtttttggagagaagccatagaaatacatgaattttagggggaactctcaatttccagataGCAGgaataaacacgggttgaacccctctaaagttgataacatgatagtgGGAGCtagaggaatacttccccttattgtccagcttcCAAATTAGGGCATCCGGCTCggagtaaaggtaatgcttttggcaatttcttCCAACTGGAACCactgttccatgagactatcactaaagttccttctaaaagagagttttaggcgttgaccgtcccaaacttcattgatacttttgttaagctcattgcggacagagtaaataggccaaaattggactgctaggggggatgtgccaaaccaagtatcttcccagaacctggttttgctcccatcccatatgttccatctgtagccaaatttcacagcatgcataatagattttaatcctttcaagaatctagaggtcttagggttggaggaagggacaaaaatattaggtttatttcctaggtatttatgggcaataagaagcttccagggtttcaggtcttcctcatagaatcttttaatccaagaccctagaagacaaatGTTAATTTGTTGCAGGTTAGGtgtgcctaggcctccaaaatcttttttcataaagactagggcccaattagcaaggtgtagcttcctatttcccttaAAATCATTCCACAAtaaatgagacatctgagaattgatgaggatcactgcccatttagggaacttgaagaaagagagtagatacactggaatgctagccaaacaagcttgtatgaggatcaatctacctctgtaagagagaagtttgcccctccacccagcaatccttttaatgattatatccagaaggggttggatatcctctctcctcagtttatcataatggagagggatacctaggtacttaatgggaagttacctttattatagactagaatagagaggaagtcagctaactcctgatcatccatgttgatagggatgagttcactttatagtagttgattctcatgcctgagacttgttgaaACCaagttagaacagttttcagattgctagcatgtgtggagtcattgtctaagaaaaggatggtatcatttgcatattgaaggcagatgatgccaccagggcggacctcaggacagagccctgcaatcagactatgatcagcagctttgctcagcattttagtaagaacgtccactactaaattaaacaaaagtggggagatggggtcaccttgcctaaggcctttactagcaaggaaaaaatcactttcacagttatttaacttgaccccaacagaccccccatgagtaagttgctggatcgaACTCTCCTCTATGAAAAGCTTGGAAAAggtctaagagatcatttttcagcaagtcccaaaaatgctggtaaaacaagaagggaatcccatcaggaccaggagccccatcaggataagagctaaaaatggcttccttcacctctgtctctgaaaaaggggcttctagcagctcattttcagcaggagatactttttcagaagcagagaaaaaattgttttgtagagagaacccataagggttttctttcttaaacaagTCTTTGtggaagtcactagccactttcagcatctcatctacctcagtaacagggccattagggccatcaagggagtgaatgagggttttcctcctcctctggttagctactgcatggaagtaagcagtatttctatcaccctccttaatgttcctatctctagacctttgcttggctttgatttcttcttgaaaccaaattttcttgagctctccatggacaaagtttaatctattagtctcagcctcagagaggtcagtggtttctgccttaatatctagagaatcaaactcaaggaggagaagccttgtgtatcttctaagattagcttactcattggagttccaccctttggtagttcttctaaatctcctgattttgatctgccaattttttagggggcagctgcttccaataggctcattccagattttcctgactagctcagtaaaatcttctctaagcaaccaccacttttcaaatttaaaactattacTCTTTGGATTTTGGTtaagatcagagtcccagagcaaaggagtgtggtcactaccacatctgggcagagctctacaactagaaaagggaaagaaactatctaattttgtgtcacagaaaattctgtcaatggtggacataatcctgaagtagcacttccaacatatctagcagaactgtgggttttccttctgacagcgcaattctcaactttatggataACCATTTtgtagataaaacaactcttgggcttgacacatttatccaaatgatgccctggttcctcacagttgtagcagatcacctcagagtatgccataaggcccgaagcaggggtaGGAGCAGTTTTttggatgtcctatctcttcttttgctgattcttgccttgagatttcccactgatctgagagtcagaaccactagcagattgatcttgggcaattataggagcctgcccagattgtgcccccatttggggcagAGGTGGGCTGTACCAttgcccaaccggcgctcccccccattatgataggggaaattcatcggagttcctggttccttctcatccttcagccagatgttgtctctcaggaagcagaaataaccaccagacagctcaattgaagtagattgcaagcctaatttcaatcttctataggtttgggggagaggtaaggtaggggatccacctggtcccgctccggtggcgtgctggtgcgtaggagtccagtcaagcattcccatctcgcagcacagcatggatctcctgaattcacttctcctttcacccatcgaacgaacgcagtcggcggctcactggggtggggcatcctgtgcttctccgagaaatctccttcgaagtagatccgcagggctagattcagcagctcccaatccacatgatccttgcacatccccATCTGTGATCACAGATGTCAGATGCTTCTTTGCCATGCAATCAGAAAAGGTCCGCaacatccactcgtatgcctggCTTGTTTCATGAGAAATTATACCACAGCCAAATATAACAGTGCTAcggtggtgattcaacccgacaaacggcacaaatggcagattgtatttgttggttctgtatgtgctatcgaaaacaatgacgtctccgaaagcctcatagtcaagtcgcgattgactatcagcccagaacagtcccttcagatggccatgctcgtctaccaagtacttgaagaaaaaatccaCATCTCGCTCTCGCCTCGCCATCATGTGCATGATCACCGTATTAGCATCACCGGCACTGATTGTCTCCTGCTTATTAGCATGGCAGAAATTATAAATGGCCCTCTTTATGCATCCAACCTTATCAAATCCACCATATTGAAAGCACAAAATATCCATAATACGGTATTTGCGGATCCCGCATTTTTTCATGTCCgcaatgtccgctttctgctcatcgctaattcgtctatgcgaacgcagcagacaagaaagatcccgtggggctagaggatggttgtgctcatcgatgaaatccttgacaaaccaccaaccggtttcctcctgtctcgtaatgaccaatttagcattacacccaacacgagttaaacttcgtggcctcctctttctatcttccatctttcttttcatgtgcttctcttcgcgaaacccttgacaactacacacaattttccttaaaattatgtatttgttggatccatcccactcaacgtagcttttcctcacactaaaacctttttcaagagcatatttgttgtagaattcatagccttcagccttactatcaaacatcttgctgacaacatttagatactcgaacatactctcatcacttgcatatgacatgtgagggaaaccaatcatcaacatctttctgtttatcaatgttgcaggtgtaaaatagctcataggcaaagacaagtgcatggaaaagactttgctggtttgacatgtgagggaaaccaatcatcaacgtccaacaagtagtatctcatcttcctttaaACTATATTTCATGCGCTATGCAAACCTAAAGTGATGATGACTTTAATAAACTAAATTAAGTGAACTATGGAACCAGTATCTCATCTTCCCTTAGTATATCTCATCTCAAACGTCAAGGAAGTAAGCAATGCCCTCAACATCTTACTTAAACAAACATGATGCGATTAGCTCAAGAGAAACTATGCCAGGATGAAGCTTTCCATTCGTTGTTCTAGTCCGTACCCGGATCTTGTGGGGTTGAGGTTGTACTGCATGCACGGTGGAGGGGCGCAACGGCCAAGAGAACGAGCAGAACGCCAAGCCGAATTCATACCTTAAGGATGGTACGCGCGAAGAGATGGGATCgcccgccgcggtcgccgccgATTCAGCCAGCGCAGatccggccttcttcttcttcggtgacgGCGTGGGGGGCTGGGGTTGGTTGGGTGGAGGACGAGGACGATGAATTTATTCCTCTCGCCGGGCAGGTCGAGGACGGAGAAGGTCAGGAGCGCCGAGCGGCGACGAATAGATCGGAGGAGGATTCTGAACTGGATCGAGTAGACATGGATCTGGTCCTCAGGTGATCGGTTCAAGAAAAGATATTTCCCCTTGGACCATTATGCCCTTATCGCAATTAACATATTAAATTTAATCAATTAAAATTCCCCGCAAGATCTGACGGCTAATAAAAATCAGACGTGATCAGACATGTAAGTACTGCTAAGTACTCCGAGTACTAACCCAATCACCGTAAAACAGCTCATAATATATACTCCTCTCTAATACTAGAATTATTATTTATTCTCCAGATTTATGGATCGCCAATGCGTTCCGTGACGGACAACACCATCCTTGATTCACTTGAAGAGATAGAGATTGATTATATGAAAGGGTCAGAAGATGTATTGGTGGAATTCCTAAAGCAGCTGATATCCAACAATATATGGAGCATGCCAAAGCTGAAAAGTGTGGAAATCAACATGTTGCACTCCCCTTCTTCCGTGAACGACGTGGTACACGAGCGGATCCACGCCATGTTCCCTCGGAATATCAGCATCAGATCAAATGCGTTTCCGGATGCAAGTCCGCGCCAGATTATTTGAAGCTATTATTTCTACATGACCTGCGTTTTCATACTTTTTGTTGTTGAGAAACCACCtgatatatatgcatgtgagattgGACCAAATCGACGGATGAGAACATAATTCTTGtgcgtagtactccctccgttcttaaatataagtctttgtagacatTCCACTATGAattatatacggagcaaaatgagtaaatctacactctgaaatgcatctatatacatccgtgtgTGGTCCATGATAATGTCTACAAAGACTTATACTCTCTCTGCCCCATAATGTAAGACCTTTTTTATACTACATTACTataaaaaaacgtcttatattatggaacggagggagtagaagtcaTGCTGCTGTCTAGCATGAGCCGCTTACTGTGGCAGGCACACTGATGTGTTTTATTATTACAGCCGTTCATCCATTCACTTGGACTTACATTCATAGATGCATTACACAGGCAGAGCACAACAAAGCACCGGTGGCTCGAGAATTGATAGATGCAGATAGTACTACGTACTAATGTACGTAGTTGTTTCAGATTGCTGCAGCAGATTCAGGTGTTGGTGGCGGCGTGGGGACTGCTACTGTCACTGGGAGTCCGTTGTGCAGCCATGCAGCGTAGCCTCCTCCCACGTTCTTCACATTCATGAATCCCTGCATACCATATGCATAATATGACCCCGTATGTTTTTTTATACGGCTAGGAAAGATAAATTGATCGTCAAAACAATTTCATTTTACTTGTACTTACAGCTGCTAGAAGATCGATGCAGGCAAGCTCGGACCTCTTGCCGCTCTGACACCCCTGCTCCTCCATCCATGGATGATTAGTGGTAGTAGTATAGTAGTACAACTAAAGGAAATTCAGACAAAATATATTACCATCGTCCTGAAAAATTTGTCTCAAATTTATCTAGATGCGGGTGTATTTAACACCAATATATGTTTAAATTCATCTGTATCTAGATAAATAGACGAGCTTTCCGGGATGGGCGGAGTATGTACAGCTACCTTCCCATCTAAACCTGCTGAtgttctattcaaatcatgtatattcttgcagcagtggagatcattgactaaggagcCTGATCGGGATGCCCTGGACCTGCTCATCAACAAAATTCGGGCTTCGATTTCTCAGATATCCGGGACGAACCCTGCCGTATAATTTGGTGCTGTCGTTTGCGGACATTTGGTCTTTCTCCTCCCCGGCCTGCGCGCTGTGCATGGCAGTTGCCTGTATCATGCTTGCTTAGGTTTTTCTTAAACTCCTCTGTGTGGTTATGTTTTCCTGTGAACCTATGGTATCCGTGatgctgcctggtggctttatctataaagtcgggccTTGCCCTTTTCTCTAAAAAATGTACAGCTACATGGAAGGACGTACGACGAGTATGTGTTGGTCTGTGCTGAAGAGCGAGGCGACCTGCTCCACGAACCGTGGGTTCTTCTCCCGGGTCCCTGCTCACAGACAGCCACCCACCAAATCAGTTCATCTAATTAAACTAATCCATTCATTTTTTTGCAAATAATTAAAGTAACACATTCATCTTTAGCGGCTAGCGAAAGGTTGCACGTGGACGGATAAACGTCCACATACATGCATGGTTTGCATATAGACGGAGGTTAATTGGTGCCTAAGGACAGAGCTGAATCTATGATGGCGGCGGTGTAAGGATCAATAGAAGAGGAGATTAGTTAGCGCGGCATGCCTTGTGGCGTGACGAAGAAGTAGGGGACGTTGAGGGAGCCGCGGATGTGGCCCTTCCCCATCTCCTCCTCCGTCCTCACGTCCAGGTACATCATGCCGTCCTGCTGCTCCTGGAGCTCCCTCGCCGCCGTCTGCACGTCCACCGTCGTCACCGCCACGGCCCGTGCCGCCGCCATTTGCACGTCCACCGTCGTCACCCCCACGTCCGGTGCCACCGTCGTCTGCACGTCCACCGTCGTCGCCCCCACGTCCGGTGTCG
This window contains:
- the LOC123132150 gene encoding thiosulfate sulfurtransferase 18 isoform X2 codes for the protein MSRSESAPGAAPAVVVKTVDLQTAATPDVGATTVDVQTTVAPDVGVTTVDVQMAAARAVAVTTVDVQTAARELQEQQDGMMYLDVRTEEEMGKGHIRGSLNVPYFFVTPQGTREKNPRFVEQVASLFSTDQHILVGCQSGKRSELACIDLLAAGFMNVKNVGGGYAAWLHNGLPVTVAVPTPPPTPESAAAI
- the LOC123132150 gene encoding uncharacterized protein isoform X3, with translation MSRSESAPGAAPAVVVKTVDLQTAATPDVGATTVDVQTTVAPDVGVTTVDVQMAAARAVAVTTVDVQTAARELQEQQDGMMYLDVRTEEEMGKGHIRGSLNVPYFFVTPQGVSERQEVRACLHRSSSSWIHECEERGRRLRCMAAQRTPSDSSSPHAATNT
- the LOC123132150 gene encoding thiosulfate sulfurtransferase 18 isoform X1; this translates as MSRSESAPGAAPAVVVKTVDLQTAATPDVGATTVDVQTTVAPDVGVTTVDVQMAAARAVAVTTVDVQTAARELQEQQDGMMYLDVRTEEEMGKGHIRGSLNVPYFFVTPQGTREKNPRFVEQVASLFSTDQHILVLYYYTTTTNHPWMEEQGCQSGKRSELACIDLLAAGFMNVKNVGGGYAAWLHNGLPVTVAVPTPPPTPESAAAI